From one Mya arenaria isolate MELC-2E11 chromosome 4, ASM2691426v1 genomic stretch:
- the LOC128230986 gene encoding TNF receptor-associated factor 4-like: MSGVSGEIDMRAGSRMSNGPAIIDREEVEYCFVDPLEKDYKCPVCLDVLRFPVLFEECGHRCCANCLPELLRTTSRCPIDDTIVDRNRKVIVDKDFQAEIDNLAVNCSFVAKGCAWSGCLKDLHLHLTDCRFKLFRCPNGCGRKLEKVVLRHHMMEECDRRFIKCEFCGVRLMALDEVNHLGICGKFKLPCPNKCNTDDMDLRREDLQDHLDNDCPRQKIKCPFWDGGCNYMCKRKHMDKHIKEDPIVHLGMACDTVILHRRELELHAKALDSQLQKVCITVLERKVDGLEKLYGCQLVWKIESWEDKVHEAKLGRKATIFSPPFLTSRHGYKMALSLCPYGDGKARGKFLSIFVCICKGEYDPLLLWPFRHRVNFTMVDQCQDPDARRNVSYVIQPNTIKDNKPFLGRPVGERNASFGAQKFVELAVLDTFDYVRDDSIFIKVEIDSEFMMLL, encoded by the exons ATGAGCGGAGTGAGCGGGGAGATCGATATGCGTGCCGGCTCCAGGATGAGCAACGGACCGGCCATCAT AGATAGGGAGGAGGTTGAGTACTGTTTCGTAGACCCGCTGGAGAAGGACTACAAGTGCCCTGTATGCTTGGATGTGCTAAGGTTTCCCGTGTTGTTCGAGGAGTGCGGCCACCGCTGCTGTGCCAACTGCCTCCCGGAACTCCTGCGCACTACTTCGAGGTGCCCCATCGACGACACCATCGTCGACCGCAACAGGAAG GTGATCGTGGACAAGGACTTCCAGGCGGAGATTGACAATCTGGCCGTCAACTGCTCATTCGTCGCTAAGGGATGTGCCTGGTCAGGATGCCTCAAGGATCTTCAT CTCCATCTCACGGACTGCCGGTTCAAGCTGTTCCGGTGCCCGAATGGATGCGGCCGGAAGCTGGAGAAGGTGGTTCTGCGACACCATATGATGGAAGAATGTGACCGCCGCTTCATCAAGTGCGAGTTCTGCGGCGTCAG GCTAATGGCTCTGGACGAGGTCAATCACCTGGGTATATGCGGGAAGTTCAAGCTGCCCTGCCCCAATAAGTGCAACACGGATGACATGGATCTGCGGCGCGAGGACCTACAGGATCACCTTGACAACGACTGTCCAAGACAGAAGATCAAGTGTCCCTTCTGGGACGGCGGTTGCAACTATATG TGTAAGCGAAAGCACATGGACAAGCACATCAAGGAGGACCCGATCGTGCATCTGGGTATGGCCTGTGACACCGTCATCCTCCATCGCCGGGAACTCGAGTTACACGCCAAGGCACTCGATTCACAGCTGCAGAAGGTTTGT ATCACGGTGTTGGAGCGGAAGGTTGACGGACTGGAGAAGCTGTACGGCTGTCAGCTCGTGTGGAAGATCGAGAGTTGGGAGGACAAAGTGCACGAGGCAAAACTCGGCCGCAAGGCCACTATCTTCAGCCCGCCCTTCCTCACCAGCAGGCACGGGTACAAGATGGCGCTCTCACTATGTCCATACGGCGACGGGAAAG CTCGTGGGAAGTTCCTATCGATCTTCGTGTGTATCTGCAAGGGCGAGTACGACCCTCTGCTGCTGTGGCCGTTCAGACACCGAGTAAACTTCACCATGGTCGACCAGTGTCAAGACCCGGACGCCCGCCGTAACGTCAGCTACGTCATACAG CCGAATACGATCAAGGACAACAAACCGTTCCTGGGGCGACCGGTGGGTGAAAGGAACGCGTCGTTTGGCGCGCAGAAGTTTGTGGAGCTTGCTGTGCTCGACACATTCGATTATGTCCGAGATGATTCGATCTTCATAAAGGTCGAGATCGACAGCGAGTTCATGATGCTGCTGTag